Proteins from a single region of Primulina tabacum isolate GXHZ01 chromosome 5, ASM2559414v2, whole genome shotgun sequence:
- the LOC142547832 gene encoding GDSL esterase/lipase 1-like translates to MAIFFNVIVISIILSFKADMVSAEKRHATFFIFGDSSVDPGNNNYIDTIPENQANYKPYGQNGFFKDSTGRFSDGRITVDFIAEYANLPIIPPFLDPSADYSHGVNFASGGAGILSSTNSGQAIDLKTQLKYFEVVRKWLEGKLGNSKAEEVILSAVYFFSIGSNDYLGGYLGNPSMQQLHPPEEYLGMVIGNLTQAIQELYAKGARKFGFLSLSPLGCLPVLRALDPAANGGCSEQANSLALAHNNALESVLSTLDHLLKGFKYSNSNFYDWLQDRISNPSNYGFKEGVNACCGTGPYAGLFTCGGTKKVTSYELCDNADEHVWWDSFHPTEKIHQQFADVLWAGPRQVVGPFNLRDIFFDEEDTTVADLVDDTLENKF, encoded by the exons ATGGCCATATTTTTCAACGTTATTGTTATATCTATCATTCTGAGTTTCAAGGCAGATATGGTTTCAGCAGAAAAACGTCACGCGACATTCTTTATATTCGGGGACTCGTCCGTTGATCCTGGAAACAACAATTACATTGATACGATCCCAGAAAATCAAGCGAATTACAAGCCTTATGGTCAAAATGGCTTCTTCAAGGATTCGACGGGCCGGTTTTCGGATGGTCGGATCACCGTAGATTTCATAG CTGAATATGCTAATTTGCCAATAATTCCTCCATTCTTGGATCCATCTGCTGATTATAGTCACGGAGTTAACTTTGCCTCCGGCGGGGCAGGCATTCTTTCATCGACCAACAGTGGGCAG GCCATTGATCTTAAGACTCAACTAAAGTACTTTGAGGTTGTTCGCAAATGGCTCGAGGGAAAGTTGGGAAACTCAAAAGCAGAGGAAGTAATATTAAGTGCGGTTTATTTCTTTAGTATTGGAAGCAACGATTATTTAGGTGGCTATCTTGGAAATCCTAGCATGCAACAACTTCATCCCCCCGAAGAATATTTGGGAATGGTCATTGGAAACCTCACACAAGCGATACAA GAATTATATGCAAAAGGTGCGAGAAAATTTGGATTTTTAAGTTTGTCGCCGCTCGGGTGCTTACCTGTGCTAAGGGCTCTCGATCCGGCAGCCAACGGAGGGTGCTCGGAGCAGGCCAATTCTCTTGCATTAGCACATAATAATGCTCTCGAGAGTGTCCTCTCAACTCTTGATCACTTGTTGAAAGGTTTCAAGTATTCCAACTCCAATTTCTACGATTGGCTTCAAGATCGTATCAGCAATCCGTCCAACTACG GTTTCAAGGAGGGTGTGAACGCTTGTTGCGGGACCGGGCCTTATGCCGGGCTCTTCACCTGTGGAGGGACAAAGAAAGTGACTAGTTATGAATTGTGTGACAATGCAGATGAACACGTGTGGTGGGATTCTTTTCACCCGACTGAAAAGATCCATCAGCAATTTGCAGACGTTCTTTGGGCCGGGCCACGACAAGTTGTTGGCCCGTTTAATCTACGAGATATCTTCTTCGACGAGGAGGATACCACCGTTGCTGATTTAGTTGATGACACTCTGGAAAACaagttctaa